The sequence GCCTGGACAACATTCGCACCCAACAAGGGGCGGCAGAGGATTTGCCGTTTGCGGCGGCTGCATTCGACTGGGTGATTAGCCGGATGAGCGCGCATCACTGGCGCGACGTCGCGGCTGCGCTGGCGCAAGTGCGCAGGGTGCTTAAACCGGGCGGGCGGGTGCTGTTTGTCGATATCGCGGGCAATGACGACCCGCTGCTCGATACGCATTTGCAGGCGGTCGAGGTGTTGCGCGATGGCTCGCATATCCGCAATTACCACCCGGACGAATGGCTCGCGTTGTTTGCGGGCGCGGGCTTTGAAGCGGTGGTGCGGGAGCGCTGGCGTTTGCCGCTCGAATTCGCCAGTTGGGTCGCGCGGATGCGCACTTCAGCGCCGCGTGTGGCGGCGATCCGTGCGCTGTGGGCCGAGGCCCCTGATGAAGTACGGCACTACTACGCGGTGCAGCAAGACGGCTCGTTCGAACTGGATGTGTTGATGCTTGAAGCGCATTTGGGTGGGTAATAAACACACCGGCCACGCTTGGGATTCTGCGGCGCGTGGCCGGTGGTGTTTATGGTGCTGTGGCTATTAGCCCGGTTAGCCCGTGTTGCGCAAGCCCGCCGCGATGCCGTTGATCGTCAGATGAATACCGCGCTCTAACCGTGGGTTACGTTCTCCCGCACGGTGGCGTTTGAGCAGTTCCACTTGCAGGTGATTCAGCGGATCGAGATACGGAAAGCGGTTTTTGATCGAACGTGCCAGCAATGGGTTATCGGCCAGCCGCTCGTTTTTACCGGTGATGTCAGAGAGCGCCTGCGAGGTGCGCTCCCATTCCGCGACGATGCGGCCAAACACGTGCTGCCGCAGCTTTTTGTCCGGAACCAGTTGGGCGTAGCGCGAGGCCACGGCCAGATCGGTTTTGGCCAGCACCATATCCATGTTCGAAAGCAGGTTCGAGAAAAACGGCCAGGTCTTGTGCATCTTTTTTAGTTGCGCCAGGCGTTTTGCCCGGCTGGCGGCGTCGGGGGCGCTTTCCAGATGCGCTGCGATGGCGCTGCCAAAGCCATACCAGCCCGTCAACAGCAAACGGCACTGGCCCCACGAAAAGCCCCATGGAATCGCCCGCAGATCTTCGATGCGGCGCTGCTTCGGGTCTTGCAGCTTGCGTGAGGCGGGACGGCTGCCGATGTTCAGCTCAGCGATCTCCACGATGGGCGTGGCGGCGAAAAAGTAATCGGTGAACCCAGGGGTGTCGTACACCAGCGCGCGGTAGGCTGCCATCGCGCTATCCGACAACTGCTGCATGGTGGCTTCGAAGGCGGGCAGTTGCGCGGGCGTGTTGTCGCGCGGCAGCAGCGAGGCTTCGAGCGTTGCTGCGACCACGGTTTCGAGGTTGCGCCGGCCAATCTCCGGGTTGCCGAATTTGCTGGCAATCACTTCGCCTTGCTCGGTCAGGCGGATCTGGCCATCGACGGTGCCTGGCGGCTGCGACAAGATCGCCTGCCAGGTCGGACCACCGCCGCGTCCGACGGTGCCGCCCCGGCCATGAAACAGCCGGAGCGTGACGCCATGCCGCTTAAACAGCGACACCAGCGCGAGTTCGGCGCGATACAACTCCCAGTTCGAGGTGAGAAAGCCGCCGTCCTTGTTGCTATCCGAATAGCCCAGCATCACTTCCTGTTCGCTGCCCTGGGCTTCGATCAAGGCTTTCATACCGGGCAGCGCCATTAGTTCGCCCATGATGCGTTGCGAGTTGCGCAAGTCAGGGATCGTTTCGAAGAGCGGAATCACCATCAGGCCAGTGCGCGCCGGGTCGTGCGGGTTGCCGAGGCGGCCTTGCAGGAGCCCGGTTTCTTTTTGCAGCAGCATCACTTCGAGCAGGTCGCTCACGGTTTCGGTATGCGAAATGATGTAGTTGCGCACCGCCCGTTCGCCAAACTGCGCGCGTGTCAGACGCGCCTCTTCAAGGATGCCCAGCTCGCTTTGCGCCAGCGCCGAATAGCTGGCGTAGGGCGAGCGCAATGGCCGCGCCTGCGCCAGCTCGGCCAGCAGCAGGCGCTGCTTGCTGGCTTCATCGAGCGCGGCATAGGCGTTTTCGACCCCGGCGCGCTGGAGCAGCTCAGCAATCACGGCTTCGTGGATATCCGAGCTTTGGCGCAAGTCGATGCTGGCCAGATGGAAGCCGAAGACTTCGGCGGCGCGCACCAGCGGCGCGAGGCGCGGGGAGGCGAGAGACGCACCATGATGCGCGGCGAGCGAATCAACCAGCACTTGCAGATCGTTGGCGAATGCGTTGGCATCGGCGTAGGGTTCGGCCGCATGCGGCACGCCGAGCGTGACGATTGCGCTGGCTCCGAGGCGCTCGCGGGCGCTGGCAGCGAGGCGGGCATAGACCCCAATCAGCGCGCGCCGGTATGGCTCGTCGACACGGTGCGGCGAGGTGTCGGGCGAGGCCTCCGCGAGCGCCTTGAGCGCGCTGCTGGCACCTGCCAGCAGGTTCGATACCGAGAGTTCCGCGCCGAGCTTGTGCACCTGCGCCAGATAGTGTTCGAAGATCACCGTCGCCTGGCGTGTGATGGCGAGCTTGAGCGTGGCGGCGCTGACGTTCGGATTGCCGTCGCGGTCGCCGCCGATCCAGCTACCCATCTGCAGAAACGGCGGCAGCCGGGTGGCTGGGCCGTGTTGCCCGTGCGGCCCGTGCTGTTCGTGCTGCGCCAGGGTGGTTTCGATGCCCGCATAGAGCGCGGGGATTTCAGCGAGAAACGTCACGCGGTAATACGACAGCGCGTTTTCGATTTCATCGTCGACCGTGAGACGCGCATCGCGCAGCATGCGGGTTTGCCAGAGCGAGGTGACGCGGGCTCGCAGCATGGTTTCGTTATGAGCGCGCTCAGTGGCGGTGAGGGGCTGGTCGCGTTCGGCTAGCAGGCGCGCGATATCGTGCTGCGCATCAAGAATGCTTTTGCGCTGGACTTCGGTCGGATGCGCGGTTAGCACCGGTACGATCAGCGCGGCATCGAAGAATTTTTTCAGCGCGGCAGGGGTGGCTGCGGAGGCTCCGCTGGCATGCTGCAGACGCTCCAGCGCATAGCCGATGGTGCCCGGCTGCGAGGCAGAACCGGCCAGCGCGTGAATCCGGTGACGGCGGTTGCGATGACGATCTTCGGCGATGTTTGCCAGATGCGAGAAATAGCTGAAGGCTCGTACCACGCTGACGGTCTGCTCCGGGCTCAGCGAGCGCAGCTTTTTTTCGAGCGTGAGCGCGGCGGCGCTATCGTCTTCGCGGCGAAAGCGCACCGCAGTCTGGCGGATCGTTTCGACAACCTGATAAACCGCATCGCCTTCTTGCTCACGCACCACGTCGCCTAGCAGACGGCCGAGATAACGGATGTCCTGGAATAGCGGCTGGTCTTTGTCGTCGCGGGTACGGCTGGGGGCGGAGGTGACTTTGGTGGCGGGCGCGATGGCCGCAGTTGCCGCAGTGGCTTGAGGCGCGGTGGCGGTAGTTTTCGCTAAGGGGGCGGAGGAGGGGGTTCTGGGTTGGGCGGCGGCAGGAGCCGCTGCGGCAGCACGGCGGGCAGGGCGCGCCGGTCGGGAAGACGTCACGATGAATTTCCTCAGGAAAGCCAGAGCAGATTGATGGATGGACTGCTGTTACGTGAGACGTGAAACCAGGTGCTTTTTTATATCTGCCCTATCTGCCGCGAAGTGCAGACGGACTGCGTAAGGCGTGTGCGGTACAGCGAAGGCTTGATGCGTGCGCATGCGGTAGAACGGGGTACGGTGCTTTCAGCTAATGCCTGGTACTGGATGTTGCTTTGTGTTGTCTCGGGTTGTCTCTCGTTGTTTCGCGGCCGCCTGATGCGGTGCAGCGAAGCTTCCGGGCGCAGCAAAAAATACCCGTCAGCGGCAGCTCCGGCATCGCGCTGACGGGGTTGTCTGGCAAGCCAGGAGCGGCGCGAGCGCGTGCTAACATTGCCGACCCTTCACCCGTCAAAATCGAGCTTCCCGCCATGAATGTCGAGCCGCTACTGGCACCCCCCAAGACGCTGGTGATTGCCTCAAGAGAGAGCCGCCTGGCACTCTGGCAGGCCGAACACGTGAAGTGTGCACTGCACAAATTATATCCATCCTGTGATATCCAGATTCTTGGCATGACAACGCGTGGCGATCAGATTCTTGATCGCACGCTTTCGAAGGTCGGCGGCAAGGGGCTCTTCGTCAAAGAGCTAGAAAACGCGCTGGCCGATGGCCGGGCTGATCTGGCGGTGCATTCACTGAAGGATGTGCCGATGGAGTTGCCGCCTGGTTTTGCGCTCCCCACCATCTTGCTGCGCGAAGATCCGCGCGATGCCTTTGTTTCGCCGTTATGGCCTGACCTGGCCGCGTTGCCTGCGGGCAGCGTCGTGGGCACCTCCAGCTTGCGCCGTGAAGCCATGCTGCGGGCGCGCTACCCCCATCTCGTCGTACAACCGTTGCGCGGCAATCTGGATACGCGTCTGGCCAAGCTGGACCGGGGCGACTACGCGGGCATCATCCTCGCGGCGGCAGGCCTGAAACGGCTCGGGCTGGCTGGGCGAATTCGCACCCTGCTTGAGCCGCACGATAGTTTGCCCGCGGCCGCTCAAGGCGCGCTAGGGATCGAAATTCATGCGGCGCGGACGGATCTCGCGGCGTGGTTTCAGCCGCTGCATCACGCGCCGAGCGCGCTGGCGGTGCTGGCGGAACGCGCGGTGTCGCGGGCGTTGGGCGGCAGTTGCGAAGTGCCGCTGGCCGCGTATGCGCAGTGGCAAGGCGAGAGCCTGCAACTGCGTGGCAGTGTGGCGTTGCCGGATGGTCAGCGGGTGCTGTCCGCCGCCGCTTCTGCGGTGGTGAAAGAGGCGGCGCAGGCCGACCAGCTAGGCCGTGAGGTCGCCGCTGACTTGGCCCGCCAGGGCGCATTCGAAATCGTGCGCGCGCTGGGGGTGACGGTGCCGTCAGCGCTGGATGCCACGCTGGATTCGACGTCCTCTACGCCCTCGACACCTGGCTCAGCGGGTGGCGCATGAGCGCCACGGCCCGCAATAGCGGGCCTGTGGCGCAGGGCGATGGGCCAGCGCGGCGTTTCACGGCGGTGCTGACCCGGCCGGCCGGCCGCTCAGCCGCGCTTGCCGCGCAACTGCAGGCGGCCGGTGTCGCCACGCTGGAATTTCCCTTGATCGACGTTGCCCCAGCCGATGACAGCGCGCCTTTGCGCGCCGCACTGGCGGCACTGGAGCGTTACGCGCTAGTGGTGTTCGTCTCACCGAATGCGATTGATTACGCGCTGGCGCAGCACGATGCGATCTGGCCAGCCGCGTTGCCGCTGGCCGTGGTTGGCCCGGGGAGCGTAGCGGCGCTGGCGCAGCATGGCATCACCGCACCCGCCTGGCGCGTGGTGAGCCCGCCGCTGGAAGGGCAGGATGACGAAGCACGGTTCGACTCCGAGGCGCTGTTTGCCGCGCTTGAGGCCGAGTTCGGTGCTGATGCGTTTGCGGGCCAGCGCGTGCTGATCGTGCGCGGTGATGGCGGACGCGAATGGCTGGCCGAACGGCTCAGCGCAGCAGGTGCCCAAGTCGAGATCGTCGCGGCCTACCGGCGCCTGGTGCCGGAGCCCTCAATTGACGCCTGGGAGCAAGTTCACACGCTGCTGGCAGGCGCACCGCACGCCTGGGTGCTGACGAGCTCCGAAGGCGTGCGCAACCTGCATGAACTCGCGCAGACCCACTTAAGCACCGGCGAGCGCGCGGCCTTGCAGCGCGCGCATTTCGTCACACCTCATCCGCGCATTGCCGATACCGCGCGTGGATTGGGTTTTGATAGCATTACGCAGTCTGGCGCGGGCGATGAACGTATTGCTCGCGCGCTGCTTTCTCTAGCGACTTCCGTTGTTCAACCGGTAACGTCCAACCCGGCATACGCACGCATGACTGACTCGACCACTTCCCCAAACGCTTCACCCCAACCGGCTTCTCCGGTTGCCGCCACAGCGGCCAGCCCCTCCAGCCCTGCCAGTAACGCCAGCCCCCCACGCTCTCCCAGCCCGCCACCATCTGCCACTGAACCACGCCCGCGCCGTCAAGGCTCGCTGCTGCTATGGCTGGCGCTCATCGTGGTGACTTGCGCTGCGACAGCAGGCGGTATCGCGCTGAACCGCAAAGTGATTCGCCTCGATCAGCAACTGACCCAGCGCCAGCAAAGCAACGACGCGCAAACCACCGAGCTGCGCATCAAGACTGATCAGGCGCTGGCGAGCGTGCATCAGGTTGATACGCAGATGGCGCAAATCGGCGGACGGCTGGCGGATGCGCAAAGCGCGCAGCAAGCGTTGCAGCAGCAATATGCTGATCTCGCGCACAACCGCGATGACTGGATGCTGGCCGAGGTCGGGCAGATTCTTTCCAGCGCGAGCGAGCAGCTGCAACTCACCGGCAACGTGCAACTCGCGCTGTTCGCGCTGCAAAGCGCGGACACCCGCCTGGCAGCCTCGGACGGCGCGCAGGTGCTGGCCGTGCGCCGCGCCATCGCGCAAGACATCGAAAAGCTCAAGGCCGCACCTAGTACGGATCTGTCGGGCCTGGCGATCAAGCTCGACAACGCCGTGGCGCTGGTTGACACATTGCCGCTGAGCGGTGAAGCACCGGTTGGCCACGCCACGCCGCATGCCGCGACGCCCGCCGACACCGCCAGGGTCGCGGCCGCGACCGGTCTGCCGCGCTGGAAAGTGTGGTGGCAAGAGTTTTACACCGGCGTGGGGCAGCAACTGAAGAGCCTCGTGCAAGTGCGCCGCATCGACCATGCAGATGCGATGCTAGTGGCCCCCGATCAAGGTTATTTCGTGCGTGAAAACCTCAAGCTGCGCCTGCTGTCCGCCCGGCTCGAACTGCTGGCGCGTAATTCCGTGACGCTCAAATCCGATCTTCAGGCCGCCGATGCCGCCCTGGCGCGTTATTTCGATAGCGCGGCCAAGCCGACCCAAACGGTGCGCGACCTCGTACAGCAAGTGCAGGCGGGTTCCGCAGCGGTTGACGTGCCGAACCTCGACAGCAGCTTGCAAGCGCTGCATCAATACCGCAGCCGGGGTTAATCATGACAATCCGCGGACTTATCTGGCTGGCGCTTCTGTTTGCCGTCGCGGTTGCGCTGGCGACGCTTGGACGCTTCGATATGGGGCAGGTGCTGCTGATCTACCCACCGTACCGGGTTGATCTTTCGATGAACCTGTTCGTGGTGGGGCTGGTCGTGCTGTTCATCGTGCTCTACATGCTGCTGCGGATCGTGCGCAACATCTGGGGCATGCCACGGCGGGTAGCGGCCTACCGCGCGCGCGCGCGCGTGGCCAAAGCGCATGCAGCGTTGCGCGAGGCGATCAACAACCTGTATGCGGGGCGCTTTTCCCGCGCTGAAAAATCCGCCCGCGAGGCGCTGGCCGATGCGGGCAATAAAGGCGCGGCTGGCCTGATCGCCGCGAATGCCACGCAGCAAATGCACGAGTACGGCCGCCGTGACGAATGGCTCGCCGGGATTGATGCAGCCGACTGGCAGGAAGCACGTTTGATGGCGATGGCCGACATGCGTGCGGATGCGCATGATGCAGATGGCGCGCTGGCGGCACTGGGCGAGATTCAGTCGGGGCAAGGCGGCAAACGGATTCACGCGCAGCAGATCGCGCTGCGCGCACAGCAGCAACTCAAGCATTGGGCCGAGGTGCTGAAGCTGGTGCGCTTGCTGGAAAAGCGCGAAGCGATCCATCCGGCCGTGGCTGTGCGCCTGCGTCAACTGGCGGCGGAAAATCTGCTGCGTGAGCGCCGCCACAACGCGCAAGCGCTGCTTGAGCTATGGCATTCGCTGTCCGCGGTTGAAAGGCATTCACCGCGTCTGGCCGATCTGGCAGCGGAGCTACTGATCGCGCTGAACCGGCCGCAGGAGGCCCGCAAGATTGTCGAAGAGGCATTGGCGCATAACTGGGACGCACGCTTGCTGCGACGCTATCCAGAGACAGCGGGCGGCGACGCGTTGCCGCTGATCCAGAAAGCGGAAGGGTGGAAGAAGACGCATCCCGACGACGCTGATTTGCTGTTTGCGCTAGGGCGGTTGTGCCTGCACCAGCAGCTATGGGGCAAGTCGCAGTCGTTTCTGGAAGCGGCGCTCAAGCTGGCTGATAACGAGCCGCTGAAAATCCGCTCACACCGTGCGCTGGCAAAACTGCATGAACAACTGGGCGATGCCGCGAAAGCGAGCGAGCATTACCGCGAAAGCGCGCTGGCGATGAACGTGGTGTAGCCGCAGGCGGTGATCGTGCTGCTGGCGCTGACAAGCCGCTCTGGGGAAACCCGGGGCGGTTTTTTTTCGGGCGGATTGAGGCGATCGTTTAGGGCGGATGGGGGTTTATCCGGTGACTTCACCATGCAAATGACGGCTGGTTCCACGAACTCGTATCAAGGCTTGAAAGAGCCGATTGCCGTATTGCCAGTCATCAATAAAGTAAAAATCCGCCGTAGTGTTTTTCTCGCGCGACGCTGGGAAATAGCTGGGTTTTGTCTTTGCATAAAAACATATTCCATATTTAATTAATCTAAAACATGATGTTCTCGGCATCAAACCGTGCTAATGAATGGCGCAGGCAGCAACAATAGCGCGGGCTGTTTTTCCAGCTTGCGTTAGCTGCGCTTAATGGAATGAAATTGCTTCACTATACCCGGGCACAAAAATCAAACTGAAATTTGGTGCCAATGCAAGGCTGACGGGCGATGCCGATCAGGCGGTGATCAGCTACGCGCAATGCTGCGCGTAGCTGAGAGCCATATTTGCCATTTTTGGCAATATCTATCAGGCTATTTTTTAGCTAAATGCAGCTCGAAGCCTGGAGCGATATGTTTTATCGCATACAGGCAGGGCAGCAGAAGCTTCGCTCCGCTCTCTACCAGCGTCACTGGCTGGTAGCGAATCTCCACATTGGCGGCTGGAGGGTTTTCTTTAGCATTGGGGTCGAGGTTAATCTTGGAAATAATGCCGTTGCCGTCAATCACGGCATGGTAGCGAAGTGCCGCATTGGCGGCCGGAGGATTTTCTTTAGCATCGGGGACAGGCCTAATTCTGGACAGAATGCCGTTGCCGTCAATCACGGTATAGGGCTCGGCCACGTTGGATAAATTTTCGGTTCCGGGGCCGGTGACCGGTAACAAACAGGCATATGGGCTGCGATAGGATTTTTCATCCTGTTTTAAAGGAAAACCATTCACGATGCCCATGAAATCATTTTTATTAAATTTTATTTTGGAGAGAACCGAATGATTATTGGGTGATTCTTCAGATTTTTTGTAAAAAAATCTGTCGAGATAAAATTTCTGGCGTTCTTGATTGGTCGTGGCTGGATCAAGCAGGCGAGGTAAATCGCTATTTATAATATCAGCATCAAGTTTGATGTATAGGGGTGAGCCGTCAAACGCTTGCAATGGATATCTGTAATCGCTGAAATTTCCCGCCTCATTTGTTGCGGATAATGAAGGGCCGTTTAAAAACGCCCAGAGGGTATTGATAGTTTCGAAATAAGGCAAATATTTTTGAAAAATCTCGACATTTTCTTTTATTAGCTGGGCGGCTATATTTTTAGCCGTTTCCATGTCCATTTTTGGAAGATTTTGCTCACCGGTCTTTGCAGAGGAAATCTCAGAAATGCCTGATTTTTCGAAAATTAAACGACGTATTTCTTTGATGTTCAGTGAGATTGGGCCGGGGTGGTGGCTAAAAGCTTGGCATATGTTTAATGCATATATTTCAATAAATGAAAATATTTTATTGTAATCGTACGTGACTGGTTGGGGGTTGTTGCTTTCAAGTTTTATATCTAAAAAGCCAATTGTATTGAGAAAGATGAAAGGATTTTTTTTGAATTGTAGTGCAAGATCCTGATTTATTTCTTCGATGTTTTTTTGTTTGATGAAGTTTGAGTGTGGGGGATTTTCATGAAGTGCTTTGATTGAATTAAATGTTTCAATCTCGGTCTTGAATTTATTGATTTTAGCAGAGTTTTCTTTCGCGTTTTTTTCTGGGGTGGCCAAAAGACTTTCAGTCAATTTTTTCCACGAAGGTGGAGTAATAGATGAAGCTGCATCTATTTGTTGTGGTGATTTTCCTTTGATGTAAGTCGATGGTGCCTGGCTGTTATTTGATTTGTTTGTGTCAGGGGTGGAAATGGAGCATGATTTTCCCCCAATGGAAGTTTCATTGGATTGGGGTGTTTTTTTAGGGCTAGCTTTGGGATGACGATTGTTTTGTATTTTTCTTGACATATTGGTGTTGTATCTATTGTGGATTGAGATGAATTTATCCGTGAGGATGGTTTAAGTAAATTTTAATCTGGTGCGGTATCGGGAGATTTACGCTGGCGCAGCAACGTAGCGCGAATTTTCCGGAAAAATAATAAATAAAATTTATTCGGGGCGTAATGGTCGTTTGTTTTTTAAATAAGATTATTATTTTCTTCCTGGCCTTTGCGCATAATGAATTGCGCCGGCTATAGGCCCAGCCATACGCCGGTGCCTGCGCTGCTGATTTCGATATTATTTACAAGCTCTGCATTTGCAATGCCTGGTGCTATCGCACTTGTTGCTCATGCCTGGCGGGACATGACGGTGTTACCAGAGTAATGATGTGTCGTCGTCATTCATGGAGTTTTTCTCAGTCATTACTTGAATTTATTTATAAAACTACCCGCTTATTTTGTCAGTCGCGTCAGATATTTTCTAAGTAACGCCCGCCGATGAAACGTTCCACGCTTGGCTGGCATGGCCCTTGCCTGAACTAGCCAGCGACGGGGCCATCTGCCTCAAATCGGTCTGTAGCCTTGTCTGACGAGGCCCTTCACTTGTTGGCCGATCTCATTCCTGCGATGAGAGCGCCCCAGATTGGGGCGGCTCAGTTTGGTTCACGGCGGCGGTGGCATGATCCGGCCACCGCCGCACACGCTAGTGCGCCAGCTCTAGACATCCGGTGGCTGTGCAAAAGCCGCGTTTGCGGCGCGGTTTGTTTAGGTGTTGCCTGGATAAGGATGGCCCGTCAGGGCGTGCCGGGCGTTCGTAGAGCCGGAATTTCGCGGCGCTGTCTCTTCATCCGCGCACCGAACGATAGATGACTCGTTTGAATAACCTTGATGACGAAGCCCGCGTCGAACGGCTGTGTTGCCTGGTGGTGGGGCCGCTGGCAGGATCGCCTGCATTTAGACGCCAGGTCAGGAAAGGTCGTACTGGAGCTTGATGGGCTGCCTGAATTCGCGGCTTCATCTGGCTTGGGCACGGAGAAGTCTTCTCGTGCATTCCCAATGGCGCGAAATCGGTAACTGAAGATGAGGGGAAACTAGACAAACACACCGAAGCCGATGTGCTTTTTTGGAGAAGGAGTTTCAGATGTGAAAACGGTTTGCGGTGGAGATATCTTCCATCCGCAAACCGTCGAACTACTTGGGAATTTTGGTCGGAGCGATAGGATTCGAACCTACGACCCTCTGATCCCAAATCAGATGCGCTACCAGGCTGCGCTACGCTCCGAAGAGAGACGAATCATAGCTGGTTCTAAACGAAGGCGTCAACTACCGTTTGCAGTTATTTTTTCAGCGAGGCTAGCGGCCGTCATTGACGGCGGTGAAAGGTGTCAGGGGGGGCAGCGGAAATTTTGCGCCGGTTAAGAACCCGTAGGCTCAAGCCATGCTTGCAGCGCGGTCTCGACTTCCTGTAGCACGGTGCTCCAGTCGCCCAGTTCGCGCTGGCGAAAAAGCCGCGCTGATGGATACCACGGGCTATCACTGCGCTCCGTCATCCAGCGCCAGTCGGTGCAGGTCGGCAACATGATCCACACCGGCCGTCCGGATGCGCCCGCCAGGTGCGCGACGGCGCTGTCGATGGTCAGCAGCAGATCAACGCTTTGGAGCAGCGCCAGGGTGTCGTCGAAGGTCTCGATATGTGGCCCGAGTAGCGGCATGTGCGCGCTGGCGGGCAAGTCAGCGAAGGCCTGTTCGGTGGCGTCTTTCTGTACCGCGCACCACGTCACGCCGGGGAGCGCGAGAATCGGTGCCAGCAGGGGCAGGGGGATCGAACGATAACGATCGAGTTCATAGTCGGGGTTACCCGCCCAGACCAGACCAACGCGTTTGGTGCCGGGTGCGGCAGGGGCGATCACCGAGAGTTTTTGCTGCCAGCGCTCGATTTGCTCAACGGGCGCTTTCAGGTAGGGCGGCATCGTTGCCAGCATGGCGAGATCCAGTTGCATGTGCTCGGGCATGCGGGTGATGCGGCACCAGTAATCGTAGGGGCCAGGCGGCCGATACTTCCAGGCGGCGTGGACACCTTCCGCGTAACTGGCTAGTTCAACCAATGGGCTGCTGATCCAGACATCCGCTTGCGCGCCTTGCTGTCGTAACCAGATGGCGGTGCGTAGAAATTGCAACTGGTCGCCCAGGCCTTGCTCACCGACCAGTAAAAAACGGCAGCCTGCAACGGCCTCTCCTTGCCATTCGGGCCATGCCGGACGGGCGAGGTCATGGTTTTCGGACAGACGTTCATGCCAGATGTACTGCTTCCAGCCTTGTGCGAAGTCACCATGACGTAACTGTGTGATAGCCAGGTTGAACTGCGCGGGTGGGTCCGTGGGCAAGAGCCTTGCGGCGGCGGCGCTGCTCAGCCGCGCGGCGTCGAACAGGCCTAGCAGATTCTGTGCGTAACAGGCGTTGTGATGTAGCCAGCCGTTTTCCGGGTCAAGGGCGAGCCCTTGCTGGCTCACGCTGAGTGCTTCGTTGAAGTGCTGCAAATGGTTGAGCCTAAACGCGAGTTGCTGGAGCGCTGGGGCATCCGTAGCAAAACGCTGGCATATGGCGGCGATTAACCCACTAACGGGTTTATTCAGTGCGGTGAGCGCCGATAGCCATGCGAGGCCCGCTGGCAGATGAGATGGCTCGGCTTGCCAGACGGATTCAAAGTAGGGTGCTGCCTGATCTGGCTGCTGGAGCGCGGCATGGACCGTTCCCAGGCCGAAGGCGGCCGGGTACAAGCTGGCATCGAGTTCAAGCGCCTGGCGATAGTGCTGCTGCGCCTGCTCGAGCTGGTCGGTGTACCTGAAGCTGTCGCCGAGAGTCTGATGCAGGATGGCTGTGCTGCCCACCACATCTAGTGCCAGTTGGCCTAGCGCCTGGGTTGCCGCGTGCCGTTCAGCGATGGCTTCAAGCTGAACGCGTTGTTCCCAGATCCGGGTGCGAGCAGGTGCGGCACTGAGCGCGAGGTCCAGATAATGGCGGGCTTGTTCAGGTTGTTGCGCGTCAAGGCTGGCCAGGCCTAGCCGATGCAGCACATCAGGGTGGCCGGGCTGCTGTGCCAGGACGTGTTCGTACAACTGGATGGCTTCGCTGATCTGGCCCGAGGCGTACTGAGCGTCGGCGCATGCGAGCAATGGGGTGGAGTCAGGATGATCGAACGGCGGGTCAGGGAGAAGGGAAAAATCCATTGGGTACATCCTGAAAAAACAGACTGGAACAAGCGCCTGATTTTAAAGGATCGACATGCGGGTCATGCGCCGGGCGTGCTTTAGCCGGACTAGTGGAACTGGCCGGACTAGCCGAACGGGCGGCAAGCTTGGCTTGGTTCTCTGTGGACACAAGAGGGCAGCTACAGCGTTCACTACGAAGCCAGCCAGGACAAGCCTGGCTGGATGCTCCAACGATTGATGCAGCTTGATACAAATAGGGCGGCTGGGCGCGCGCTTAGTGTTTGCGATGTATCCAGTCGGACAGGTGATGCGTGGCGAACCAGTGATGCACCATCCCTTCGCCGTTGTGTTCCCGTTTATAGAGCTTCATTTCGAACACCGAGAGGGCG is a genomic window of Paraburkholderia bonniea containing:
- the hemC gene encoding hydroxymethylbilane synthase → MNVEPLLAPPKTLVIASRESRLALWQAEHVKCALHKLYPSCDIQILGMTTRGDQILDRTLSKVGGKGLFVKELENALADGRADLAVHSLKDVPMELPPGFALPTILLREDPRDAFVSPLWPDLAALPAGSVVGTSSLRREAMLRARYPHLVVQPLRGNLDTRLAKLDRGDYAGIILAAAGLKRLGLAGRIRTLLEPHDSLPAAAQGALGIEIHAARTDLAAWFQPLHHAPSALAVLAERAVSRALGGSCEVPLAAYAQWQGESLQLRGSVALPDGQRVLSAAASAVVKEAAQADQLGREVAADLARQGAFEIVRALGVTVPSALDATLDSTSSTPSTPGSAGGA
- a CDS encoding class I SAM-dependent methyltransferase, which translates into the protein MKHHDQVADAFGATAAAYLTSQVHATGADLRTLAETIAATPGAAVLDLGCGAGHASFAVAPHAASVVAYDIAAPMLATVAAAALERGLDNIRTQQGAAEDLPFAAAAFDWVISRMSAHHWRDVAAALAQVRRVLKPGGRVLFVDIAGNDDPLLDTHLQAVEVLRDGSHIRNYHPDEWLALFAGAGFEAVVRERWRLPLEFASWVARMRTSAPRVAAIRALWAEAPDEVRHYYAVQQDGSFELDVLMLEAHLGG
- the ppc gene encoding phosphoenolpyruvate carboxylase, whose translation is MTSSRPARPARRAAAAAPAAAQPRTPSSAPLAKTTATAPQATAATAAIAPATKVTSAPSRTRDDKDQPLFQDIRYLGRLLGDVVREQEGDAVYQVVETIRQTAVRFRREDDSAAALTLEKKLRSLSPEQTVSVVRAFSYFSHLANIAEDRHRNRRHRIHALAGSASQPGTIGYALERLQHASGASAATPAALKKFFDAALIVPVLTAHPTEVQRKSILDAQHDIARLLAERDQPLTATERAHNETMLRARVTSLWQTRMLRDARLTVDDEIENALSYYRVTFLAEIPALYAGIETTLAQHEQHGPHGQHGPATRLPPFLQMGSWIGGDRDGNPNVSAATLKLAITRQATVIFEHYLAQVHKLGAELSVSNLLAGASSALKALAEASPDTSPHRVDEPYRRALIGVYARLAASARERLGASAIVTLGVPHAAEPYADANAFANDLQVLVDSLAAHHGASLASPRLAPLVRAAEVFGFHLASIDLRQSSDIHEAVIAELLQRAGVENAYAALDEASKQRLLLAELAQARPLRSPYASYSALAQSELGILEEARLTRAQFGERAVRNYIISHTETVSDLLEVMLLQKETGLLQGRLGNPHDPARTGLMVIPLFETIPDLRNSQRIMGELMALPGMKALIEAQGSEQEVMLGYSDSNKDGGFLTSNWELYRAELALVSLFKRHGVTLRLFHGRGGTVGRGGGPTWQAILSQPPGTVDGQIRLTEQGEVIASKFGNPEIGRRNLETVVAATLEASLLPRDNTPAQLPAFEATMQQLSDSAMAAYRALVYDTPGFTDYFFAATPIVEIAELNIGSRPASRKLQDPKQRRIEDLRAIPWGFSWGQCRLLLTGWYGFGSAIAAHLESAPDAASRAKRLAQLKKMHKTWPFFSNLLSNMDMVLAKTDLAVASRYAQLVPDKKLRQHVFGRIVAEWERTSQALSDITGKNERLADNPLLARSIKNRFPYLDPLNHLQVELLKRHRAGERNPRLERGIHLTINGIAAGLRNTG